A region of the Leeuwenhoekiella sp. MAR_2009_132 genome:
TAAAATACCACATTAATCTGCACAACTGCTTCTATTTCTAGGTACAAATCACCCGTACATTTGTAATGTGAAATTTATAAATCACAAAAAACCCAAAACTATGAAGACAACAATTAAAACTTTGGTAATGGCATTAGTTTTAGCTTTTAGCTTAAACGCAAATGCCGCAGACGGAATCGCAGTTACTGTAAACGAAAACTTTATGGTTAAAGTTGAGTATACAAATGCAATGGAGGGAGCCCAGATTTATCTGGAAGATGCTAAAGGTGAAAAACTCTACAGGGAGTATGCGGGCAGTTTAGCAAATGATTTTAAGACATTAAGTTTAGAAAACCTTCCAAGTGGTAAGTACTATCTTATTTATGAGGATGATTATGCTAAATCGTACACTACAATAGATAAGAAAGTTAATGGTCTTGACATTGTAAGTGATGAGAGTAAAACTATTTTTAAGCCTAATTACAAGATACAGGATGGTATTGTATTAATTTCTTTTACAAACCCTAAGGAAGTAAAGACAACAACTCGTGTTTATGATGAGAATGGTGAGATTATAGAATCTATATCAGACAAAAGTCTTGTTGTTAAACAAGCTCTAAACCTTTCTGAATTAAGAAAAGGTGCTTATCGTATAGGCATTACTATAGGCAAGGACTATTTCTCTAAAGAAGTAATGATTGACTAAGTGAATAAGCTTATCTCTAATTAAAAAAGCCCTCGTAATGAGGGCTTTTTTAGTTTAAATAGATAGGTAAATATAAGCCCAATACATTAAACCAAATTGTAAAATTATACGCCCCCATAAAATCCATTTTGGAAGATTAAGACCTGCTTTATCTGAAGAAAGCATATAAAAATGAACCAGTAAAAATACCGTGAGCATTAAAATAATACACCAAATGGCAATATTCTTTGTTTCTGGAAAACAGAGTCCAATACCGGTAAGAATCTCAGCTAAACCGCTTAGGCAAACCAGTACTTTTGGTTTTGGCAGGTATCTTGGCATTATCCGTAAATAAGCTTTTGGCTTTATGAAATGCATTATGCCTGCGAAGCAATACATTGCGGCCATTAAAAATAAGTGCCAGGGGTAATTTGTCATATTAGTTTTTTTAAAAAAAATGCTCTAGTGTTAGAACATTTTCTAGGAGTTAAATTTGAGATGTTTTAGATGCTCTTTAAATTTAGAAAATGATTTCTGATCTACTGCTTTTGAAGAAATCCATATTTTCTTTTTACTGCCTACTAGTACAAAATCTCCCGAATTATTACTGTGAAATCCTTTTAATGATGCTATAGGAATTCGCGTTGTTTTTAAAATACAATATTTTACAAAATGACTTTCGGTTAATTTAAGATAGGGGTGAGTTTTTAAATAGTAAAATTTGCAGAAATAATAAATTGCTAATCCCATCATTAAGATATCAAACCAACCTAATGCGTTTGATAGAAATAGTCTGAATAGTATTAAAATAACCCAGACTATAGCAATGCCTAAAGTCAAATATGTCGAGTTTTTCTTATGACCGAGCTCCATTATACTTATATTTTAGAGGTCGAATATACCCGTTAATTAAATAGATAAATTGCCGCAACTGCAGTAAAAAGTGTTTAGATAGTAACATATTTTTTGTAATAAATTTGAATTCATTGGGGTGATTTCAAAACCTACATCTCAATTAAAATTGTGAAATTTAATTGAATTATAGTGATTTAGACTTGCAA
Encoded here:
- a CDS encoding T9SS type A sorting domain-containing protein, with the protein product MKTTIKTLVMALVLAFSLNANAADGIAVTVNENFMVKVEYTNAMEGAQIYLEDAKGEKLYREYAGSLANDFKTLSLENLPSGKYYLIYEDDYAKSYTTIDKKVNGLDIVSDESKTIFKPNYKIQDGIVLISFTNPKEVKTTTRVYDENGEIIESISDKSLVVKQALNLSELRKGAYRIGITIGKDYFSKEVMID
- a CDS encoding MauE/DoxX family redox-associated membrane protein, producing MTNYPWHLFLMAAMYCFAGIMHFIKPKAYLRIMPRYLPKPKVLVCLSGLAEILTGIGLCFPETKNIAIWCIILMLTVFLLVHFYMLSSDKAGLNLPKWILWGRIILQFGLMYWAYIYLSI